Proteins encoded by one window of Drosophila melanogaster chromosome X:
- the bif gene encoding bifocal, isoform D, producing the protein MESQKRPSLDLHTDVPAGLAAGGSGLGAAAEMSPTSGFLPDMPQWKKDLIQRRKTNVARTQAASITSPTDGSCGALAEANAAPGAIADFTEPATISSTSQKRNMIGSEEKSEKSSISNTNSDSTGGHHSVVAVSLSPDAAATTNVTVTPIPKQRSSLLNTRSQEREMVRYILSESGERDGELESGEQPAGVVSNSRCGEVETGTIGSPSSSANQNPNPNHLKTKCKPGQSVAEGKPSAKETIVDNSKSCSKTKSISDKLQSNKFIIQQQQQQQQQQQQQQQLSPTKVTVKPTMVAMQEMKKTTKQNGQHRHLAGKIGSVAGGDVDPQHPPTNPIPDSLDTGEDLSYGPGIVSKLRCRYLSLALRESRQQSSKQRLQRSTSLNTLLDRDDDEVEVEEPEMTNSQVRAKSTPPPILGAKPTPKPSSQHQRPVSLGANGAGSAVNPPSNSDQAQTGAVANGGAGSGQRSRHFKRGNEVMKRARSVEALLCEKSPWNSQRISTAGAAAAAAPSPPAPKATAAAPSPVTSPTCVTIEDKIHNARERLHSGTDTAPPKRLTSIIDDTERPPPDLVKQTLKMFEASANRRPRAAHRSNGVGGVASKVANYKSIIKDQKQPSSAAATPPPTGMGFASSTPLRHVHPDIIPRQVDSPVSALSVMMRRMELQEPETPERETRDAEATPQSEALSETERNDRDEGDGEVDDDNHNNNDDDHDDGDDGSDNNEQRDKMGAAAAGDKPKPPAESAAGGAQRSFAASTENAHVASGSSSSTSASVRKLSNNNDSSSGPAVTKQIGVIRPLFNSQGAGSTPLTSREIEKNRINEMKKSTATDAGGSVSGSGTVAGAGSGTSPTTSLDSVINTKEAASSETDASASPLWTLRKLRNQSQTAGGGSGPSSSLHSTENTSMVFNFSKSTKEVPDYIESDVVIYRRKRELPKFRVQFNDTLTSTFEYPSEASMTIEDPPYADPFGHVSKHHQMLLAEQMHLLQHQEQLELEQMHQLGLAPEQHHHVTVDEIIELPTSTAGHGHGIGLGHRSGAAGGGGTMLGNLPLGSTALGFYTPMKGTAMDNLFQLGVTRYALPESSSSGSSNGSHSPGSNGSSPAGAAGSRLMFNGNGSIMGIGEGLIKEGDLAATEAGPGTADGAGASKKGSAVDEDDYHLTATPGAEVVYSEGTQKTDLLY; encoded by the exons ATGGAGTCACAGAAGCGGCCTTCGTTGGACTTACACACGGATGTGCCAGCAGGATTAGCAGCTGGAGGATCTGGCCTGGGAGCTGCAGCTGAGATGTCGCCCACTTCCGGTTTCCTGCCGGACATGCCGCAGTGGAAGAAGGACCTCATCCAGCGCCGGAAAACGAACGTGGCCCGCACCCAGGCGGCGTCCATCACCTCGCCCACCGATGGCAGTTGTGGGGCTTTGGCAGAAGCCAACGCAGCTCCAGGTGCAATTGCAG ATTTCACAGAACCGGCGACAATCAGTAGCACTAGTCAAAAGAGAAACATGATCGGTTCAGAGGAAAAGTCTGAGAAATCTTCTATTTCCAATACCAATTCCGATTCCACTGGAGGTCATCACTCTGTTGTTGCCGTCTCCCTTTCGCCCGatgcggcagcaacaacaaatgtaaCAGTAACACCAATACCAAAGCAGCGATCGAGTTTACTCAACACAAGAAGTCAGGAGAGGGAGATGGTGCGATATATTCTAAGCGAGAGTGGAGAACGGGATGGAGAGCTTGAGAGCGGCGAACAGCCGGCTGGTGTGGTGAGTAACAGCCGGTGCGGTGAAGTTGAAACTGGCACAATTGGATCGCCGTCGTCGTCAGCAAATCAAAATCCAAACCCAAATCATTTAAAAACGAAATGCAAACCGGGACAGAGCGTTGCTGAGGGCAAGCCTTCAGCTAAAGAGACCATCGTCGATAACAGCAAAAGCTGCAGCAAAACCAAGAGTATTTCCGATAAATTGCAGAGCAACAAGTTTATAattcaacagcagcagcaacaacaacaacaacagcagcaacaacagcaactgtcGCCCACAAAGGTAACGGTAAAACCGACAATGGTCGCCATGCAAGAGATGAAGAAgacaaccaaacaaaatggccAGCACCGACATCTAGCGGGCAAAATTGGCAGCGTAGCAGGAGGCGATGTGGATCCACAACATCCACCGACGAATCCCATACCAGATTCATTGGACACCGGTGAGGATCTGAGCTACGGACCCGGAATTGTGTCCAAGCTGCGATGCCGCTACTTGAGCCTGGCCCTTCGCGAGTCCCGCCAGCAGAGCAGCAAACAACGCCTCCAACGCTCCACCAGTCTGAACACCCTGCTCGACCGCGACGATGACGAGGTGGAAGTGGAGGAGCCCGAAATGACCAACAGCCAGGTGCGTGCCAAATCAACACCGCCACCGATATTGGGGGCAAAACCGACACCGAAACCCAGCAGCCAGCATCAGCGTCCCGTCAGTCTGGGCGCCAATGGAGCTGGATCAGCTGTTAACCCGCCCTCGAACTCGGATCAGGCCCAAACGGGCGCCGTTGCCAACGGAGGCGCAGGATCTGGCCAACGTTCGCGTCACTTTAAGCGCGGCAACGAGGTGATGAAGCGGGCACGTTCCGTGGAGGCTCTGCTCTGCGAGAAATCGCCATGGAACAGCCAGAGAATCAGCACTGCCggcgcagctgcagcagcagcaccttCACCACCTGCTCCCAAGGCCACAGCCGCTGCTCCCTCACCTGTTACATCGCCCACCTGCGTTACCATCGAGGACAAGATCCACAATGCCCGCGAACGACTGCACAGCGGGACGGATACGGCGCCACCCAAGCGTCTGACCTCCATCATCGATGACACCGAGCGGCCGCCACCGGATCTGGTCAAGCAGACGCTCAAGATGTTTGAGGCGAGTGCTAATCGACGACCGCGCGCAGCCCATCGTTCCAATGGTGTTGGCGGAGTGGCCAGCAAGGTGGCCAACTACAAATCGATCATTAAGGATCAGAAGCAACCATCATCAGCAGCGGCGACGCCACCGCCGACCGGCATGGGTTTTGCCTCCTCAACGCCGCTAAGGCATGTCCATCCGGATATTATACCCCGTCAGGTGGATTCGCCCGTATCGGCGTTGAGTGTAATGATGCGTCGCATGGAGCTGCAGGAGCCCGAGACGCCGGAAAGGGAGACACGGGACGCGGAGGCCACACCGCAGAGCGAGGCGCTAAGTGAGACTGAGCGAAATGATCGCGATGAAGGCGATGGCGAAGTCGATGAcgacaaccacaacaacaacgacgacgATCACGACGACGGCGACGACGGCAGCGACAACAATGAGCAACGCGATAAAATGGGCGCGGCGGCGGCAGGCGATAAGCCTAAGCCCCCAGCGGAATCGGCAGCGGGAGGCGCCCAACGATCATTCGCTGCCTCGACGGAGAACGCGCATGTAGCCAGCGGTAGTAGCAGCAGTACCAGTGCCAGTGTACGGAAgctcagcaacaacaacgactcCAGCAGCGGACCAGCGGTGACCAAACAGATCGGTGTCATCCGTCCGCTATTCAATAGCCAGGGAGCCGGGAGCACGCCGCTAACGAGTCGCGAGATCGAAAAGAATCGCATCAATGAGATGAAGAAGTCGACGGCCACAGATGCCGGTGGTTCGGTATCCGGATCCGGAACGGTTGCTGGTGCTGGATCAGGAACCTCGCCCACCACTAGTCTCGACAGCGTGATAAACACCAAGGAAGCGGCCAGCAGCGAAACGGATGCCAGTGCCTCGCCACTGTGGACATTGCGCAAGCTGAGGAATCAGAGCCAGACGGCCGGCGGAGGATCGGGTCCCAGTTCGAGCCTTCATTCCACAGAGAACACCTCGATGGTGTTCAACTTTTCCAAGAGCACCAAGGAAGTGCCCGACTACATCGAAAGCGACGTTGTGATTTACAGGCGCAAGCGGGAGCTGCCAAAG TTCCGCGTGCAGTTCAACGACACGCTGACGTCGACGTTTGAATACCCCTCCGAGGCATCGATGACCATCGAGGATCCGCCGTACGCCGATCCCTTTGGCCATGTGAGCAAACACCATCAGATGCTGCTCGCCGAGCAGATGCATCTGTTGCAGCACCaggagcagctggagctggagcagatGCACCAGCTGGGGCTGGCGCCGGAGCAGCACCATCATGTGACCGTCGACGAGATCATCGAGCTGCCCACATCGACGGCGGGACATGGACATGGCATCGGACTTGGACACAGGTCGGGGGCGGCGGGGGGCGGTGGCACGATGCTGGGGAATTTACCGTTGG GCTCCACGGCTCTGGGCTTCTACACGCCCATGAAGGGCACGGCGATGGACAACCTATTCCAGCTGGGTGTCACCCGATACGCCCTGCCcgagagcagcagcagtgggaGCAGCAATGGCAGCCACAGTCCAGGCAGCAACGGGAGCAGTCCAGCCGGAGCTGCGGGCAGCCGGTTGATGTTCAACGGGAATGGCAGCATTATGGGCATCGGCGAGGGACTGATCAAGGAGGGCGACTTGGCGGCAACGGAAGCAGGACCTGGAACTGCAGATGGAGCAGGTGCCTCCAAGAAGGGTTCAGCTGTGGACGAGGATGATTACCATCTGACGGCGACGCCGGGCGCCGAAGTTGTGTACAGCGAGGGTACACAGAAAACGGATTTGCTATATTAG
- the bif gene encoding bifocal, isoform F has protein sequence MESQKRPSLDLHTDVPAGLAAGGSGLGAAAEMSPTSGFLPDMPQWKKDLIQRRKTNVARTQAASITSPTDGSCGALAEANAAPGAIADFTEPATISSTSQKRNMIGSEEKSEKSSISNTNSDSTGGHHSVVAVSLSPDAAATTNVTVTPIPKQRSSLLNTRSQEREMVRYILSESGERDGELESGEQPAGVVSNSRCGEVETGTIGSPSSSANQNPNPNHLKTKCKPGQSVAEGKPSAKETIVDNSKSCSKTKSISDKLQSNKFIIQQQQQQQQQQQQQQQLSPTKVTVKPTMVAMQEMKKTTKQNGQHRHLAGKIGSVAGGDVDPQHPPTNPIPDSLDTGEDLSYGPGIVSKLRCRYLSLALRESRQQSSKQRLQRSTSLNTLLDRDDDEVEVEEPEMTNSQVRAKSTPPPILGAKPTPKPSSQHQRPVSLGANGAGSAVNPPSNSDQAQTGAVANGGAGSGQRSRHFKRGNEVMKRARSVEALLCEKSPWNSQRISTAGAAAAAAPSPPAPKATAAAPSPVTSPTCVTIEDKIHNARERLHSGTDTAPPKRLTSIIDDTERPPPDLVKQTLKMFEASANRRPRAAHRSNGVGGVASKVANYKSIIKDQKQPSSAAATPPPTGMGFASSTPLRHVHPDIIPRQVDSPVSALSVMMRRMELQEPETPERETRDAEATPQSEALSETERNDRDEGDGEVDDDNHNNNDDDHDDGDDGSDNNEQRDKMGAAAAGDKPKPPAESAAGGAQRSFAASTENAHVASGSSSSTSASVRKLSNNNDSSSGPAVTKQIGVIRPLFNSQGAGSTPLTSREIEKNRINEMKKSTATDAGGSVSGSGTVAGAGSGTSPTTSLDSVINTKEAASSETDASASPLWTLRKLRNQSQTAGGGSGPSSSLHSTENTSMVFNFSKSTKEVPDYIESDVVIYRRKRELPKPNEPGFVLLGDLSVETSTDTDYDDYSMCPPSPCDVEFENANIVIDGKSSIRQKPKESSFRVQFNDTLTSTFEYPSEASMTIEDPPYADPFGHVSKHHQMLLAEQMHLLQHQEQLELEQMHQLGLAPEQHHHVTVDEIIELPTSTAGHGHGIGLGHRSGAAGGGGTMLGNLPLDYPSLGRGIILPQSPQQQSTQQQEQPEPAIATSATVAGLAVAMATEVEIEPPLPAPPVTVAKRPQLPAKPAQQQQQQAARRARPSVLLKPQYACFLQHDDDAPKSQPTAAGRPRKAASFSLGNQRQSKEQQQHHHHYQPQHQQSKYERNDCSRSRGSCESPAPEHQQRRRRPSLPSSLALSNASSALLQARIPGTTLYYV, from the exons ATGGAGTCACAGAAGCGGCCTTCGTTGGACTTACACACGGATGTGCCAGCAGGATTAGCAGCTGGAGGATCTGGCCTGGGAGCTGCAGCTGAGATGTCGCCCACTTCCGGTTTCCTGCCGGACATGCCGCAGTGGAAGAAGGACCTCATCCAGCGCCGGAAAACGAACGTGGCCCGCACCCAGGCGGCGTCCATCACCTCGCCCACCGATGGCAGTTGTGGGGCTTTGGCAGAAGCCAACGCAGCTCCAGGTGCAATTGCAG ATTTCACAGAACCGGCGACAATCAGTAGCACTAGTCAAAAGAGAAACATGATCGGTTCAGAGGAAAAGTCTGAGAAATCTTCTATTTCCAATACCAATTCCGATTCCACTGGAGGTCATCACTCTGTTGTTGCCGTCTCCCTTTCGCCCGatgcggcagcaacaacaaatgtaaCAGTAACACCAATACCAAAGCAGCGATCGAGTTTACTCAACACAAGAAGTCAGGAGAGGGAGATGGTGCGATATATTCTAAGCGAGAGTGGAGAACGGGATGGAGAGCTTGAGAGCGGCGAACAGCCGGCTGGTGTGGTGAGTAACAGCCGGTGCGGTGAAGTTGAAACTGGCACAATTGGATCGCCGTCGTCGTCAGCAAATCAAAATCCAAACCCAAATCATTTAAAAACGAAATGCAAACCGGGACAGAGCGTTGCTGAGGGCAAGCCTTCAGCTAAAGAGACCATCGTCGATAACAGCAAAAGCTGCAGCAAAACCAAGAGTATTTCCGATAAATTGCAGAGCAACAAGTTTATAattcaacagcagcagcaacaacaacaacaacagcagcaacaacagcaactgtcGCCCACAAAGGTAACGGTAAAACCGACAATGGTCGCCATGCAAGAGATGAAGAAgacaaccaaacaaaatggccAGCACCGACATCTAGCGGGCAAAATTGGCAGCGTAGCAGGAGGCGATGTGGATCCACAACATCCACCGACGAATCCCATACCAGATTCATTGGACACCGGTGAGGATCTGAGCTACGGACCCGGAATTGTGTCCAAGCTGCGATGCCGCTACTTGAGCCTGGCCCTTCGCGAGTCCCGCCAGCAGAGCAGCAAACAACGCCTCCAACGCTCCACCAGTCTGAACACCCTGCTCGACCGCGACGATGACGAGGTGGAAGTGGAGGAGCCCGAAATGACCAACAGCCAGGTGCGTGCCAAATCAACACCGCCACCGATATTGGGGGCAAAACCGACACCGAAACCCAGCAGCCAGCATCAGCGTCCCGTCAGTCTGGGCGCCAATGGAGCTGGATCAGCTGTTAACCCGCCCTCGAACTCGGATCAGGCCCAAACGGGCGCCGTTGCCAACGGAGGCGCAGGATCTGGCCAACGTTCGCGTCACTTTAAGCGCGGCAACGAGGTGATGAAGCGGGCACGTTCCGTGGAGGCTCTGCTCTGCGAGAAATCGCCATGGAACAGCCAGAGAATCAGCACTGCCggcgcagctgcagcagcagcaccttCACCACCTGCTCCCAAGGCCACAGCCGCTGCTCCCTCACCTGTTACATCGCCCACCTGCGTTACCATCGAGGACAAGATCCACAATGCCCGCGAACGACTGCACAGCGGGACGGATACGGCGCCACCCAAGCGTCTGACCTCCATCATCGATGACACCGAGCGGCCGCCACCGGATCTGGTCAAGCAGACGCTCAAGATGTTTGAGGCGAGTGCTAATCGACGACCGCGCGCAGCCCATCGTTCCAATGGTGTTGGCGGAGTGGCCAGCAAGGTGGCCAACTACAAATCGATCATTAAGGATCAGAAGCAACCATCATCAGCAGCGGCGACGCCACCGCCGACCGGCATGGGTTTTGCCTCCTCAACGCCGCTAAGGCATGTCCATCCGGATATTATACCCCGTCAGGTGGATTCGCCCGTATCGGCGTTGAGTGTAATGATGCGTCGCATGGAGCTGCAGGAGCCCGAGACGCCGGAAAGGGAGACACGGGACGCGGAGGCCACACCGCAGAGCGAGGCGCTAAGTGAGACTGAGCGAAATGATCGCGATGAAGGCGATGGCGAAGTCGATGAcgacaaccacaacaacaacgacgacgATCACGACGACGGCGACGACGGCAGCGACAACAATGAGCAACGCGATAAAATGGGCGCGGCGGCGGCAGGCGATAAGCCTAAGCCCCCAGCGGAATCGGCAGCGGGAGGCGCCCAACGATCATTCGCTGCCTCGACGGAGAACGCGCATGTAGCCAGCGGTAGTAGCAGCAGTACCAGTGCCAGTGTACGGAAgctcagcaacaacaacgactcCAGCAGCGGACCAGCGGTGACCAAACAGATCGGTGTCATCCGTCCGCTATTCAATAGCCAGGGAGCCGGGAGCACGCCGCTAACGAGTCGCGAGATCGAAAAGAATCGCATCAATGAGATGAAGAAGTCGACGGCCACAGATGCCGGTGGTTCGGTATCCGGATCCGGAACGGTTGCTGGTGCTGGATCAGGAACCTCGCCCACCACTAGTCTCGACAGCGTGATAAACACCAAGGAAGCGGCCAGCAGCGAAACGGATGCCAGTGCCTCGCCACTGTGGACATTGCGCAAGCTGAGGAATCAGAGCCAGACGGCCGGCGGAGGATCGGGTCCCAGTTCGAGCCTTCATTCCACAGAGAACACCTCGATGGTGTTCAACTTTTCCAAGAGCACCAAGGAAGTGCCCGACTACATCGAAAGCGACGTTGTGATTTACAGGCGCAAGCGGGAGCTGCCAAAG CCAAATGAACCTGGCTTCGTGCTCCTGGGCGATCTCTCCGTGGAGACGTCGACGGACACGGACTACGACGACTACTCCATGTGCCCGCCATCGCCGTGCGATGTGGAGTTTGAGAATGCCAACATTGTGATCGACGGCAAGTCCAGCATACGCCAGAAACCCAAAGAGTCTTCG TTCCGCGTGCAGTTCAACGACACGCTGACGTCGACGTTTGAATACCCCTCCGAGGCATCGATGACCATCGAGGATCCGCCGTACGCCGATCCCTTTGGCCATGTGAGCAAACACCATCAGATGCTGCTCGCCGAGCAGATGCATCTGTTGCAGCACCaggagcagctggagctggagcagatGCACCAGCTGGGGCTGGCGCCGGAGCAGCACCATCATGTGACCGTCGACGAGATCATCGAGCTGCCCACATCGACGGCGGGACATGGACATGGCATCGGACTTGGACACAGGTCGGGGGCGGCGGGGGGCGGTGGCACGATGCTGGGGAATTTACCGTTGG ATTACCCAAGTTTAGGGAGGGGTATTATCTTGCCACAGTCGCCACAACAGCAGTCaacgcagcagcaggagcagccagAACCTGCAATAGCCACATCGGCAACAGTGGCAGGATTAGCAGTGGCAATGGCAACCGAAGTGGAAATCGAGCCACCACTACCAGCACCACCAGTCACAGTCGCCAAGCGCCCGCAGCTCCCGGCGAAGccagcacagcagcagcaacaacaggcgGCGCGTAGGGCCAGGCCATCGGTGCTGCTTAAGCCGCAGTACGCCTGCTTCCTTCAGCACGACGATGATGCACCCAAATCCCAGCCAACTGCTGCTGGACGACCGCGCAAGGCAGCCTCGTTTTCATTGGGCAATCAACGGCAAtcgaaggagcagcagcaacatcatcatcattaccAGCCACAGCATCAGCAGAGTAAATATGAACGCAACGATTGCAGTAGGAGTCGGGGCAGTTGCGAGAGTCCAGCTCCAGAACACCAGCAGCGACGTCGTCGGCCTAGTCTGCCGTCGTCGCTGGCTTTGTCCAATGCCAGCTCGGCCCTGCTCCAGGCACGCATTCCAGGCACCACGCTCTACTATGTCTGA